The nucleotide sequence GACGGGCGGCGGCGGCACGGGTCAGGGCCCCGAACAATCCCGGCTTCGGCGCCTGCTGAGCCGCCTCTTCGGCGGCTGGAGAGAGGATCGGCGGATCTGGCGGCGCGGCATCGTCCTCGCCGTTCTCGCGGGCCTCGTCGCGCTGTTGATGGTGCTGCACGCCCAGGTCCCGAACGCCGTCGGCAACCTCGGCAGCCTGACCGAGACGTTCCTGCCCTGGCTGGGCATCGCGATCCCGCTGCTGCTCATCCTCGCGCTGGTCCGTAGATCGGCGACCGCGCTCATCGCGCTCCTGGTGCCCACGGTCGTCTGGCTGAACCTCTTCGGCGGGCTGGTCACCAGTAAGACGGGCAGCGGCGGTGACTTCACCGTCGTCACCCACAACGTGAACGCGGACAACGCCGACCCGTCCGGCACGGCCGACGAGGTCGCCGGCTCCGGCGCGGACGTGGTGGCGCTGGAGGAACTGACCGAGAACGCGATGCCGGTGTACGAGAAGGCGCTGGCGGCGACGTACCCGTACCACGAGGTCGTCGGCACCGTCGGGCTGTGGAGCAAGTACCGAATGAGTGACACCAAGGCCGTCGACATCAAGCTCGGCTGGGAGCGCGCGATGCGTTCGACGGTGGCGACGCCGGACGGGCCGGTCGCCGTGTACGTCGCCCATCTGCCCTCGGTACGGGTCAAGCTGGAGGCCGGGTTCACCGCGCGCCAGCGCGACAAGAGCGCCAACGCACTCGGCGAGGCCATCGCCGACGAGCCGATCCAGCAGGTCGCCCTCCTCGGCGACCTCAACGGCACCATGAACGACCGCGCCCTGAACGCCGTCACCGCCCAGATGCGCTCCACCCAGGGCGCGGCGGGCAGCGGCTTCGGCTTCAGCTGGCCCGCGTCGTTCCCGATGGCCCGTATCGACCAGATCATGGTCCGGGGCATGGAACCCACGGCCTCCTGGACCCTTCCGGAGACGGGCAGCGACCATCTGCCGGTGGCGGCGCGGGTGACGATCGACACGTCCGGGAGCTGACGGCGCTGGTGGGACGGTCGGGGGCGCGGAGGGGACAGGGTCCGGGTTCGAGTTTGTTCCGTCGGTGAACTTACGATGGGAACCCGAATCCGATTCCCCTCCTCCTGCCCTCCTCCTGCCCTCCCGCTGTCATTGAAAGGTCTCTCCGCCATGCCCTTGGCCCTGCTCGCTCTCGCCGTAGGCGCCTTCGGAATCGGCACGACCGAGTTCGTCATCATGGGCCTCCTTCCCGAGGTCGCGGCCGACCTCGGCATCTCGATCCCCGCCGCCGGCCACCTCGTCTCGGCGTACGCGCTGGGTGTCGTCATCGGCGCCCCGCTGCTCGCCGCGGTCACGGCCCGGCTGCCCCGCCGCAAGGTCCTGATCGGGCTGATGGTCCTCTTCGTCGTCGGAAACGCGCTCTCCGCCCTCGCCCCCGACGAGCACTGGCTGCTCGCCGCCCGCTTCCTCAGCGGTCTGCCGCACGGCGCCTTCTTCGGCGTGGGCGCCGTAGTCGCCACCACCCTCGTGGCACCCGAGCGCAAGGCCCGCTCGGTCTCGCTGATGTTCCTGGGCCTGACGATCGCCAACGTCGCCGGCGTACCGGCCGCGACCCTCGTGGGCCAGGACTTCGGCTGGCGGATCACCTTCCTCGGCGTGAGCGCGATCGGCCTGGCGGCCATCGCCTCCCTGGCGCTGCTGCTCCCGCACGACCGCGCGGCCGCCCCGACGGCCGGCCTGCGCGGCGAACTGGGTGCCCTGCGCTCGCTCCCCGTCTGGCTCGCCCTCGGCACGACCGTCGCCGGCTTCGGGGCCCTCTTCTCCGCCTACAGCTACATCACGCCGATGCTCACGGACTCCGCCGGGTACGCCGGGACCAGCGTGACCCTGCTGCTCGCGCTGTTCGGCGTGGGGGCGACCATCGGCAACCTGGCCGGCGGCCGCCTCGCGGACCGCTCCCTGCGAGGCACGCTGTTCGGCGGCCTGGCGTCACTGATCCTCGTCCTGGCCCTGTTCCCGGTCCTGATGTCCGCCCAGTGGAGCGCCGCCCTGGCCGTCCTGCTCCTCGGCGTCGCCGCCTTCGCCACCGGCTCGCCCCTCCAGCTGATGGTCATGGAGAAGGCCGCCACCGCCCCCTCCCTCGCCTCCTCCGCCAACCAGGCCGCCTTCAACCTCGCGAACGCCGGCGGCGCCTGGATCGGCGGCCTCGCCCTGACGGCCGGCCTCGGCGCGACGGCCCCGGCGACCGTGGGCGCGGGCCTCGCGGTGATCGGCCTGGCGGTCGCGGGCGTGGCTTACGCGGTCGACACCCGCCGGGCGCCCGTCACCACGCCGCAGCGCGGGCGTGTGGTGGCGTCCCACGTGCCGGGGGAGTCGGAGACGGTTCGCGTCTGAAGCGGGCGACCCCCTCCGAGCCATAAGGCGCCGGAGGGGGCGAAGGGGCACAGCCCCTGAGCTGAGGGGGAGGGACGGGTAGGGGCGGCGGGGGCGAAAGAACCCGGCACCTACGCCTGCTCGCGCCACCGGTTCGTGATCGGCAGCCGCCGGTCCTTCCCGAACCCCTTCGGCGAGATCTTCGTCCCCGGCGGGTACTGCCGCCGCTTGTACTCGGCCGTGTCGACCATGCGGAGCGTCTTGACGACCAGCTCGCGGTCGAACCCGGCGGCGACGATCGCGTCGGCGCCCTGGTCGCGGTCGACGTAGAGCTCCAGGATCGCGTCCAGGACGGGATAGTCCGGCAGGGAGTCGGTGTCGACCTGCCCGGGACGGAGTTCCGCGCTCGGCGGCTTGGAGATGGAGTTCTCCGGGATCGGCGGGGTCTGGCCGCGCTCCGCCGCCGCCCGGTTGCGCCACTCGGCGAGGCGGAAGATCGACGTCTTGTACACGTCCTTGATGGGGCCGTACGCGCCCACCGAGTCGCCGTACAGCGTCGAGTACCCCACCGCCAGCTCCGACTTGTTGCCGGGCGCGAGGACGATGTGGCCCTCCTGGTTGGAGATCGCCATGAGGAGCGTGCCGCGCAGGCGCGACTGGAGGTTCTCCTCGGCCAGGCCCGTCAGCTCGGTCGAAGCCATGTACGCGTCGAACATCGGCGCGATCGGCACCGTACGGAAGTTGAGGCCCGTCCGGCGCGCCAGCTCCGCCGCGTCGCCCTCGGAGTGGTCCGACGAGTACTTCGACGGCATGGACACGCCGTACACGTTCTGCGCGCCCAGCGCGTCGCACGCGAGCGCCGCGACCAGCGCCGAGTCGATACCGCCGGACAGACCGATCAGGACGGACCGGAAGCCGTTCTTCGCGGCGTACGCCCGCAGTCCGACCACCAGCGCCGAGTACACCTCCTCGTCGTCGTCGAGACGCTCCGCGTATCCGCCGGCCAGCTCCGGCTCGTACGCGGGCAGCGGCTCCTCGGAGATGACGAGGCGGTCGATGCGCAGCCCGTCGTCGACGACACCCGTCACGGGGTCGGCGGCGGCCCTGGGGAGGTCCAGATCGAGGACGACGCACCCCTCCGCGAACTGCGGCGCCCGCGCGACGACTTCGCCGTTCTTGTCGACGACGATCGAGTCGCCGTCGAAGACCAGCTCGTCCTGCCCGCCGATCATCGCCAGGTACGCGGTCGTGCAGCCGGCCTCCTGGGCGCGCTTGCGGACCAGTTCGAGGCGGGTGTCGTCCTTGTCGCGCTCGTACGGCGAGGCGTTGACGGAGAGCAGCAGTCCGGCGCCGGCGGACCGGGCCGCCGGGACACGGCCGCCGTCCTGCCAGAGGTCCTCGCAGATGGCGAGGGCGATGTCGACGCCGTGCAGCCGTACGACGGGCATGGTGTCGCCGGGCACGAAGTAGCGGAACTCGTCGAACACGCCGTAGTTGGGGAGGTGGTGCTTGGCGTAGGTGAGCGCCACCTCGCCCCGGTACAGCACCGCCCCGGCGTTGCGCGGGGCGCCCGCCGGCTGGCCGAACCTCGGCGAGGCGGACTCGGAACGGTCGAGGTAACCGAGGACCACCGGCAACTCCCCGAAACCCTCCTCGGTGAGCCGCGCGGCGAGCGCCTTCAGCGCGGAGCGGGAGGCCTCCACGAAGGACTGGCGCAGCGCCAGGTCCTCGACGGGATACCCGGTCAGCACCATCTCGGGGAACGCCACCAGATGCGCTCCCTGCTCGGCGGAGTGCCGGGTCCAGCGGACCACCGCCTCGGCGTTCCCGGCGATGTCGCCGACCGTCGAGTCGATCTGATTCAAAGCGAGACGAAGTTGAGGCACGGCGCCCAGTGTAATCGTCAATGCGACGCAATGGGGTGTGGGGCGCCCCACGTTTGCGGCGCCCCACAGATCCTCCCGTGATCTCTACCGGCGGTACGACTCCACATAACCCGGGGCGGGCGATCCCACCCCGGTCACGTCGTCGTACCCGCGCACGGCGTGCAGCGAGCTGTCGGCGCCCAGGGTGCGTACGGAGGTGGCGAGCCCGTCGGCCGTGTCGTAGCCGTTGACGAAGTCGACACGGGCCACCGCGAGCCCGGGGCCGCCCGTCGGATCGTCGGTGACATCGTGGAAGACCCTGGCGCCGTACGACGGCGAGGCGTACCGGGCGTAGATCGCCGGGTTGGCGAAGCCCAGCGGACGGCCGCCGTGCGCCTCCTGGGCCAGTGCCTGGACGCCTGCGACGACCGGCGCGGCGAGCGAGGTGCCGCCGATCCGGTACTCGCCGTACGCCTGCCCGCCCTCGGGCAGGGTCTGCGTCTGCCCGACCAGGAACCCGGTGTTCGGGTCGGCGATCGCCGAGATGTCCGGCACCGTACGCATCGGCGCGCCCCCGTTCGCCGTCGCGAGCGCCGTCGGCACGAGACCCCGCTGGTAGAAGGGCTGCGGCACGGTCCGGCTGGTCCCGCCGCCCGCGCCGGACGTGAAGGCGCCGGGGAAGCCCGTCCAGCTCTCGCCGTCGTCGGACAGCGTGGCCTTCAGCGTGCCCCAGCCGGTCTCCCACAGATACGAGTCGCCCTTGCCGACCGCCAGCGACGTACCGCCGACCGCCGTCACCCACGCCGAGTTCGCCGGCGTGTCCACCTGCTTGGTCCCCGTGTTCGCGACCTCGTCGCCGTTGTCCCCGGAGGAGAAGTAGAAGCCGATGCCCTCGACCGCGCCCAGCTGGAACACCTGGTCGTAGGCGGCGGCGAGGTCCGGGGTCTGGTTGGCCTCGATGTCGCCCCAGGAGTTGGAGACGATGTCGGCGAGACGCCCGTCGACGATCTTCCCGAGCGAGTCGATCAGGTCGTCGTCGTGGCAGGACGCGGCTCCGACGTACACGATGTCGGAGGCGGGCGCGACCGCGTGCACGGCCTCCACGTCGAGGGTCTCCTCGCCGTACCAGCCGGACGCGGAGCACTCCTTGGTCGCCGTGTACTTCTTCGGCAGCACCTGCCGCAACTGCCCGCCCCGGTAGGCCGCGTCACCGTGCTTCCCGGCGTACGTGGCCGCGTCCGACGCGATCGTCGGCGAGGCGTACGCGTCCGTGATCGCGACCCGCACCCCCTTGCCCGTACGGCTCCCGGCCCCGTACGCCGCCCGCAGCTGTCCGCCCGTGTATCCCCGCACCGCGTACGGGATCTTCGTGCCGTAGGCGTCGGGCAGGGTGCTCGCGGTCTTCGAGCCGTAGGAGGAGGAGAAGGGCCCCGCGTTGCGGAACACCGTGTCCGGCGGGGGAAGCTGGTCGTCGTGGGTGGCCACGTGCGGGGCGGTGTCCAGGCCGGTGACGGTCAGCACGGCCCCGTTCAGACCGGCGGGCGCGGAGGCCGTCTTCGCCGGGGCGCGGTACGTGTGGCCGTCCTTGCGGTAGTTGTGCAGCTGCGTGCCGAACGCCCGCTCGGCGTCGGTCACTTCACCCGTCACCGAGATGTAGTGCCGGTTCGTGCCGGTGACGGTGAGCCCGGCGTCCTTGAGCCATGTCCGCACCGCCGCCACCTGCGCCGCGGTCGCCCCGAAGCGCGCCCGCGTCCGCGCGGCGCTCAGGAACTTCCCGTACGACGTCGACGACGGGTCGGACACGGCCTTGGCGTACGCCGCCAGTCCGGCCGCGTCCCGGCCGGCCAGATAGACACGGGCGGACACCCGGGAGCCGTCGGCGGCGGCACCCGCGTCGGCCCCGGCCGTCGCCCACGCCGGTCTGGTCCCCAGCAGTGTGTCCCGGCCCGGGTCGGTCGAGGCATGGGCCACGGGTGTGCCCAGCGCCAGCGCGCCGGCGAGCAGCACGGCCCCTGTGGACCTCTTGGATCTCATGGGAAGGAACCCCCTGGAATGCGGTTCGTCGCGAGTGGATCACCCAACGGTGGTCACTCTCGCGATGAACCGTTCATGCCAGGGAATGGTGGCGGGCAGGGCTGGGCCAAGAACCCCCCAAGCGAACGTATGGAAGCGTACGGAAGCCCCAAGGAACCGTGTGCGCAAGGGAATTGCGGCATACGTCCCTGGGGCTTCGGGGATGACCGGTCACCTCGACCCGAGGGCTACCTCGGCGCGGCTCCCCGGTCCTTGAGCATGCCCGTCATCAACGAGATCTCGGACTCCTGGGCGTTGACCATGCCCTGCGCGAGCTTCTTCTCCACGCCGACCGCGCACTTGGAGACACAGCCCTCCGCCATGTGGACGCCGCCCTTGTGATGGTCGGTCATCAACTGCAGGAAGAAGATCTCGGCCTGCTTGCCGTTGAGCTTGCCGAGCTTCTCCATCTCGGCATTGGTGGCCATGCCCGGCATCAGCGAACCGTCCTCGCCGGAGGCCATCCCGCCCATGCCCATCCAGGCCATCGGCTCCTGCGACGACACCTTCGGCAGGCCCCACAGATCGAGCCAGCCGATCATCATGCCGCGCTGGTTGGCCTGCGTCTGCGCGATGTCGTACGCGAGCCGCCGGACCTCCTCGTCGTCCGTCCGGTCGCGCACGATGTACGACATCTCGACGGCCTGCTGGTGATGGACGGCCATGTCCCGGGCGAACCCCGCGTCGGCGGAGTCGGCGGCGGGGGCCTTCAGCCCGGACTCGTCGCCGTCGGCGACCGCGTAAGTGATCGCCCCGGCCGCGACGAGCACCGCCGCGGCCCCGGAGGCGATCCAACCGATGTGCTTCATGTTTCCCACTGTGCCAGGCCGCTGCCGCTAGGAGAGGCCGTTGGTGCAGGCGGCACCCGGCTCGGGAGTCTGCTCACCCTGGACGTACGCCTCGAAGAACTTGTCGACGTTCGGGTCCTTCGCACTCGTCACCGTGCGCTGGTGACCCCACGCGCTGAGCATGATGGGGTCCTTCTGGTCCTCGACCGGGCTCATCAGCGTGTACGGGGTCTTCTTGACCTTCTCCGCGAGCGCCTTCACGTCGGCCTCGGAGGCCTTGCCGTTGTACGAGACCCAGACCGCGCCGTGCTCCAGGGAGTGCACGGCGTTCTCGTTCTTGATCGCCTTGTCGTAGACGTCGCCGTTGCAGTTCTGCCAGACCGGGTTGTGGTCACCGCCCACCGGGGGCTCCATCGGGTACTTCACGGTCTTGGTGACGTGGTTCTGCGTGAGCTTGGTGCTCCAGGTCTTGACGCCGTCCGACCCGGTCTTCCACTTGCCCGTGGCCTTGGAGTCGCTCGCGGTGCTGCTGCTGTCGTCGGACTGCGAGCGGATCAGGACCGTCCCGCCCACGACG is from Streptomyces sp. NBC_01314 and encodes:
- a CDS encoding DUF3105 domain-containing protein — protein: MAAKTNSSGDRKARIEAMRRAERSHERRTRILTIGASVLIVTGLVVGGTVLIRSQSDDSSSTASDSKATGKWKTGSDGVKTWSTKLTQNHVTKTVKYPMEPPVGGDHNPVWQNCNGDVYDKAIKNENAVHSLEHGAVWVSYNGKASEADVKALAEKVKKTPYTLMSPVEDQKDPIMLSAWGHQRTVTSAKDPNVDKFFEAYVQGEQTPEPGAACTNGLS
- a CDS encoding MFS transporter — its product is MPLALLALAVGAFGIGTTEFVIMGLLPEVAADLGISIPAAGHLVSAYALGVVIGAPLLAAVTARLPRRKVLIGLMVLFVVGNALSALAPDEHWLLAARFLSGLPHGAFFGVGAVVATTLVAPERKARSVSLMFLGLTIANVAGVPAATLVGQDFGWRITFLGVSAIGLAAIASLALLLPHDRAAAPTAGLRGELGALRSLPVWLALGTTVAGFGALFSAYSYITPMLTDSAGYAGTSVTLLLALFGVGATIGNLAGGRLADRSLRGTLFGGLASLILVLALFPVLMSAQWSAALAVLLLGVAAFATGSPLQLMVMEKAATAPSLASSANQAAFNLANAGGAWIGGLALTAGLGATAPATVGAGLAVIGLAVAGVAYAVDTRRAPVTTPQRGRVVASHVPGESETVRV
- a CDS encoding NAD+ synthase; its protein translation is MPQLRLALNQIDSTVGDIAGNAEAVVRWTRHSAEQGAHLVAFPEMVLTGYPVEDLALRQSFVEASRSALKALAARLTEEGFGELPVVLGYLDRSESASPRFGQPAGAPRNAGAVLYRGEVALTYAKHHLPNYGVFDEFRYFVPGDTMPVVRLHGVDIALAICEDLWQDGGRVPAARSAGAGLLLSVNASPYERDKDDTRLELVRKRAQEAGCTTAYLAMIGGQDELVFDGDSIVVDKNGEVVARAPQFAEGCVVLDLDLPRAAADPVTGVVDDGLRIDRLVISEEPLPAYEPELAGGYAERLDDDEEVYSALVVGLRAYAAKNGFRSVLIGLSGGIDSALVAALACDALGAQNVYGVSMPSKYSSDHSEGDAAELARRTGLNFRTVPIAPMFDAYMASTELTGLAEENLQSRLRGTLLMAISNQEGHIVLAPGNKSELAVGYSTLYGDSVGAYGPIKDVYKTSIFRLAEWRNRAAAERGQTPPIPENSISKPPSAELRPGQVDTDSLPDYPVLDAILELYVDRDQGADAIVAAGFDRELVVKTLRMVDTAEYKRRQYPPGTKISPKGFGKDRRLPITNRWREQA
- a CDS encoding endonuclease/exonuclease/phosphatase family protein; protein product: MAQAYMTETGGGGTGQGPEQSRLRRLLSRLFGGWREDRRIWRRGIVLAVLAGLVALLMVLHAQVPNAVGNLGSLTETFLPWLGIAIPLLLILALVRRSATALIALLVPTVVWLNLFGGLVTSKTGSGGDFTVVTHNVNADNADPSGTADEVAGSGADVVALEELTENAMPVYEKALAATYPYHEVVGTVGLWSKYRMSDTKAVDIKLGWERAMRSTVATPDGPVAVYVAHLPSVRVKLEAGFTARQRDKSANALGEAIADEPIQQVALLGDLNGTMNDRALNAVTAQMRSTQGAAGSGFGFSWPASFPMARIDQIMVRGMEPTASWTLPETGSDHLPVAARVTIDTSGS
- a CDS encoding protease pro-enzyme activation domain-containing protein, whose translation is MRSKRSTGAVLLAGALALGTPVAHASTDPGRDTLLGTRPAWATAGADAGAAADGSRVSARVYLAGRDAAGLAAYAKAVSDPSSTSYGKFLSAARTRARFGATAAQVAAVRTWLKDAGLTVTGTNRHYISVTGEVTDAERAFGTQLHNYRKDGHTYRAPAKTASAPAGLNGAVLTVTGLDTAPHVATHDDQLPPPDTVFRNAGPFSSSYGSKTASTLPDAYGTKIPYAVRGYTGGQLRAAYGAGSRTGKGVRVAITDAYASPTIASDAATYAGKHGDAAYRGGQLRQVLPKKYTATKECSASGWYGEETLDVEAVHAVAPASDIVYVGAASCHDDDLIDSLGKIVDGRLADIVSNSWGDIEANQTPDLAAAYDQVFQLGAVEGIGFYFSSGDNGDEVANTGTKQVDTPANSAWVTAVGGTSLAVGKGDSYLWETGWGTLKATLSDDGESWTGFPGAFTSGAGGGTSRTVPQPFYQRGLVPTALATANGGAPMRTVPDISAIADPNTGFLVGQTQTLPEGGQAYGEYRIGGTSLAAPVVAGVQALAQEAHGGRPLGFANPAIYARYASPSYGARVFHDVTDDPTGGPGLAVARVDFVNGYDTADGLATSVRTLGADSSLHAVRGYDDVTGVGSPAPGYVESYRR
- a CDS encoding DUF305 domain-containing protein; translated protein: MKHIGWIASGAAAVLVAAGAITYAVADGDESGLKAPAADSADAGFARDMAVHHQQAVEMSYIVRDRTDDEEVRRLAYDIAQTQANQRGMMIGWLDLWGLPKVSSQEPMAWMGMGGMASGEDGSLMPGMATNAEMEKLGKLNGKQAEIFFLQLMTDHHKGGVHMAEGCVSKCAVGVEKKLAQGMVNAQESEISLMTGMLKDRGAAPR